Part of the Streptomyces sp. HSG2 genome, CACCAGCGCCGGACCCAAGATCGCTCTCTGGGCGCAACCCCGTGAGCTGCGCGCGGCCTACGCCGACGGCGCATGGACGCCCGAGCGGATCGCCGACGTGCTCCCGGGCACCCTGGGGGTGGACCCGATGCCGCTCCTGGAGCGGGCGAGCGCCGGGGAGCGGGCCGCCCGAAGGGGAGCGCGCGCCGACGGCGCCGACCCGGCGAGGCCTTGACCACACCACACGGCGACCGAGGACGACCGAGGGAGAGGGCGATGCGCGGGGTGGTCTTCGACGGGCGGCGCGCCCGGGTCGTGGACGATCTGGAGGTGCGCGACCCCGCCCCGGGGGAGGTGCGGGTGGCGGTGCGGGCGGCCGGACTCTGCCACAGCGACCTGTCCGTGGTGGACGGCACGATCCCGTTTCCCGCTCCCGTGGTGCTGGGGCACGAGGCGGCCGGCGTCGTGGAGGCGGTCGGCGCGGGGGTCGCCCACGTCGCGCCCGGGGACCACGTGTGCCTGTCCACCCTGGCCGGCTGTGGCGCCTGCCCGCAGTGCGACCGGGGTCGACCCACCATGTGTCGGGCTTCTCTCGGGCGCCCCGGGCGGCCGTTCACTCGCGCCGGTGGTCCCGTCCACCAGTTCGCGGCCGTCTCGGCGTTCGCCGAGCGGACCCTGGTGCGGGCCGTGCAGGCGGTTCCCGTCCCCGCCGACGTGCCCTTCGCCTCCGCCGCGCTGATCGGCTGCGCGGTGCTGACCGGCGTCGGGGCGGTGCTGAACCGCGCGCGGGTGCGACCCGGGGACACGGTCCTGGTGATCGGTGCCGGGGGCGTCGGACTCAACGTCGTCCAGGGCGCCGCGATCACGGGCGCCGAGCGGATCGTCGTGCTGGACACCGACCCCGACAAGGAGACCCTCGCCCGGAGGTTCGGCGCGACCCATTTCCTGACCTCGCCGGATCGGATCGGGGACGCCCTGCCCACGGGAGCCGACCACGCCTTCGAGTGCGTCGGCCGGGTCGAGTTGATCCGTCTGGCGATCGACTCACTCGACCGGCACGGTCAGGCCGTGCTGCTCGGCGTGGCCCCGGCCGGTTCGGAGGCGTCCTTCGCCGTCTCCTCCCTCTACCTGGACAGGTCCGTCCTCGGATGCCGCTATGGCTCCTCCCGCCCCCAGCGCGACGTCGCCCGGTATATCGGGATGTACCGGGCGGGCCGGCTCCTGCTGGACGAACTGGTGACGGCGACCTACCCGCTCGACGCCTTCGAGGAGGCCGCCGCGGACGCCGCCCGCGGCCGGATGGCCCGGGCCGTCCTGCTCCCGCCGGGGGGGTAGCCCGGTCGGTCGGAGGCGGACCGGCCGGGGCTTCCCACGCAGTCGACCGGCGCCCCGGACCCGGACGACGGAGGCCCGTCCGGATCGAACCGATCCGGACGGGCCTCTTCGCACTTCGGGGAACCTCAGCCCGCCACCGTCACCACCAGGGCTCCGGCTCCCGCGAGTGCGCCCAACGCCAACGCGCCGTGCACCACGCCCGGCGTGGCGCTGACGACTCTGCTCGTGTGGGGCAGCTCGCCGGTGGCGTCCTCGCGGAGACCACCCATGGTGGAGATAGTCAGCGGCACGACATTCCGGTTGTTGGTCACTCTTCCACCTCCGAGGTCGTTCACCGGGGGCGCGCCATCCAGGCGGGGCTCTCCTGGCTCGC contains:
- a CDS encoding alcohol dehydrogenase catalytic domain-containing protein, with amino-acid sequence MRGVVFDGRRARVVDDLEVRDPAPGEVRVAVRAAGLCHSDLSVVDGTIPFPAPVVLGHEAAGVVEAVGAGVAHVAPGDHVCLSTLAGCGACPQCDRGRPTMCRASLGRPGRPFTRAGGPVHQFAAVSAFAERTLVRAVQAVPVPADVPFASAALIGCAVLTGVGAVLNRARVRPGDTVLVIGAGGVGLNVVQGAAITGAERIVVLDTDPDKETLARRFGATHFLTSPDRIGDALPTGADHAFECVGRVELIRLAIDSLDRHGQAVLLGVAPAGSEASFAVSSLYLDRSVLGCRYGSSRPQRDVARYIGMYRAGRLLLDELVTATYPLDAFEEAAADAARGRMARAVLLPPGG